One window of Cellulomonas shaoxiangyii genomic DNA carries:
- the der gene encoding ribosome biogenesis GTPase Der translates to MTQPDPALPAPAADPDDAAVVDVSADSDVAAGLDADATVDDAARERALRAGLEEYELADEDLALLEGDADGDLDDDARAPLPVLAVVGRPNVGKSTLVNRILGRREAVVEDNPGVTRDRVSYPAEWSGRRFMLVDTGGWEVDVAGIDARVAQQAEVAISLADAVLFVVDATVGSTDTDEQVVRLLRRSGKPVVLVANKVDGPAVEADAATLWSLGLGEPHPISALHGRGTGDLLDAAMDALPTESAHGVALPDGPRRVALVGRPNVGKSSLLNKVVGSERVVVDETAGTTRDPVDELVALGGKPWVFVDTAGIRRRVHQTSGADFYASLRTQAAIEKAEVAVVLVDASAPMTEQDIRIVQQVIDAGRALVVAYNKWDLMDEDRRPYLEREIEQQLVQVQWAPRVNVSARTGWHTDRLVPALERSLESWDTRIPTGRLNAFLGELVAAHPHPLRGGKQPRILFATQASTRPPRFVIFATGFLEPPYRRFIERRLRETFGFEGSPISISVRVREKRRR, encoded by the coding sequence ATGACCCAGCCGGACCCCGCCCTGCCCGCGCCCGCCGCCGACCCCGACGACGCCGCGGTGGTGGACGTGAGCGCCGACTCCGACGTGGCCGCCGGGCTCGACGCCGACGCGACCGTGGACGACGCCGCGCGCGAGCGCGCCCTGCGCGCGGGCCTCGAGGAGTACGAGCTCGCCGACGAGGACCTCGCCCTGCTCGAGGGCGACGCCGACGGCGACCTCGACGACGACGCCCGGGCACCCCTGCCGGTGCTGGCCGTCGTGGGGCGCCCGAACGTCGGCAAGTCGACGCTCGTCAACCGCATCCTCGGCCGCCGCGAGGCCGTCGTCGAGGACAACCCGGGCGTCACCCGCGACCGCGTGAGCTACCCCGCGGAGTGGTCGGGCCGCCGCTTCATGCTCGTCGACACCGGCGGCTGGGAGGTCGACGTCGCGGGCATCGACGCGCGCGTCGCCCAGCAGGCCGAGGTGGCCATCTCGCTCGCGGACGCCGTGCTGTTCGTCGTCGACGCGACGGTCGGGTCCACCGACACCGACGAGCAGGTCGTGCGCCTGCTGCGCCGGTCGGGCAAGCCCGTCGTGCTCGTCGCGAACAAGGTCGACGGCCCGGCCGTCGAGGCCGACGCCGCGACGCTCTGGAGCCTCGGGCTGGGGGAGCCGCACCCGATCTCGGCGCTGCACGGCCGCGGCACGGGCGACCTGCTCGACGCCGCCATGGACGCGCTGCCGACCGAGTCGGCCCACGGCGTCGCGCTGCCCGACGGCCCGCGTCGCGTCGCGCTCGTCGGCCGGCCGAACGTCGGCAAGTCGTCCCTGCTCAACAAGGTGGTCGGGTCCGAGCGCGTCGTCGTCGACGAGACCGCCGGCACGACCCGCGACCCGGTGGACGAGCTCGTCGCGCTCGGCGGCAAGCCGTGGGTGTTCGTCGACACCGCGGGCATCCGCCGCCGCGTGCACCAGACGTCCGGCGCCGACTTCTACGCGTCGCTGCGCACGCAGGCCGCGATCGAGAAGGCCGAGGTCGCGGTCGTGCTCGTCGACGCGTCGGCACCCATGACCGAGCAGGACATCCGGATCGTCCAGCAGGTCATCGACGCCGGGCGCGCGCTCGTCGTCGCCTACAACAAGTGGGACCTCATGGACGAGGACCGCCGCCCGTACCTCGAGCGCGAGATCGAGCAGCAGCTCGTGCAGGTGCAGTGGGCGCCGCGCGTCAACGTCTCCGCGCGGACGGGGTGGCACACCGACCGCCTGGTGCCGGCGCTCGAGCGCTCGCTCGAGTCGTGGGACACCCGCATCCCGACGGGACGCCTCAACGCGTTCCTCGGCGAGCTCGTCGCGGCGCACCCGCACCCGCTGCGCGGTGGCAAGCAGCCGCGCATCCTGTTCGCCACGCAGGCGTCGACGCGGCCGCCGCGGTTCGTCATCTTCGCGACCGGCTTCCTCGAGCCGCCGTACCGCCGGTTCATCGAGCGTCGCCTGCGCGAGACGTTCGGGTTCGAGGGGTCGCCCATCTCGATCTCGGTCCGCGTGCGGGAGAAGCGACGCCGATGA
- a CDS encoding SagB/ThcOx family dehydrogenase yields MTSTWPRELGTLDATYHESPAELFHENSKVTRTADGAGLSAPVRHAMAHGRKTYAAGAVTPLPPPARTGGPGVLAVMDGRRSVRAYSSEPVTLASLSTVLHHAYGEHPDRRPFRSVPSGGGLYPLELYVAVLAGTAPTPGIYHYDVQHHALERLPGDRDPDAVRRTVFVPEAAATAPVVLVVTALFGRSRIKYGERGYRFALLEAGHVMQNVVLACAAVGLASCPFGGFVDDEVHDALSVDGVDEACLYLATLGTPVP; encoded by the coding sequence ATGACCAGCACCTGGCCCCGCGAGCTGGGCACGTTGGACGCGACATACCACGAGTCGCCGGCCGAGCTGTTCCACGAGAACAGCAAGGTCACCCGCACCGCCGACGGCGCAGGGCTGAGCGCACCGGTGCGCCACGCGATGGCGCACGGACGCAAGACGTATGCAGCGGGAGCCGTGACGCCGCTGCCGCCGCCGGCCCGCACCGGTGGCCCCGGTGTGCTCGCGGTCATGGACGGGCGGCGCTCCGTGCGGGCGTACTCGTCCGAGCCCGTGACGCTCGCGAGCCTGTCCACGGTGCTGCACCACGCCTACGGCGAGCACCCCGATCGCCGGCCGTTCCGGTCGGTCCCCTCCGGTGGAGGTCTCTACCCGCTGGAGCTGTACGTCGCGGTCCTCGCCGGCACCGCCCCCACCCCGGGCATCTACCACTACGACGTCCAGCACCACGCGCTCGAGCGGCTGCCGGGTGACCGCGACCCCGACGCGGTGCGTCGCACCGTCTTCGTGCCGGAGGCCGCGGCGACCGCGCCCGTCGTCCTCGTCGTCACCGCACTGTTCGGCCGGTCGCGCATCAAGTACGGCGAGCGCGGCTACCGGTTCGCGCTCCTCGAGGCAGGCCACGTGATGCAGAACGTCGTCCTCGCGTGTGCGGCAGTGGGCCTGGCGTCATGCCCCTTCGGCGGCTTCGTCGACGACGAGGTGCATGACGCCCTGTCCGTCGACGGCGTCGACGAGGCGTGCCTGTACCTCGCGACGCTGGGCACGCCGGTGCCATGA
- a CDS encoding YcaO-like family protein: MIPAPVLDLRPGPATPPRVTLDVGRRLVDQSAGIIRVLYESPVDPDSPQVFGFGSELADTAAYGVESFGSVNGSTSVDRERAAAAAVGEAVERYACRLVPYGDLHVATAAELGQDVVTPADLVLYDEEQYERPGFPYARYTDRTPVAWYPGRRLGDGAARWLPACAVFMARVEPAGARPLMQQTTNGLACGNTHAEAIAAGLSEVVERDAAMRAWAQQEALPVLDPRGADDPRLVRCLDLFAASAFTPTLVDLTGDVGVPVVLAWTTVPGDFDDGPVVATAAGVTAQDAARSALEELAQCIPWVRAMAARRSSKEVDLAGVVSTEDHVMWPIDRAHRHLLGPLLGGGTRRPLDLGGPQGLDPAATVDWYVARLAARGLEAFATDLTPPDVAQVGLVVTRVVVPQALPLWFGAGAWRTGARAARADGGPLQLMPHPFP; the protein is encoded by the coding sequence GTGATCCCCGCGCCCGTCCTCGACCTCCGGCCGGGTCCTGCGACGCCCCCGAGAGTCACGCTCGACGTCGGCCGTCGCCTGGTCGACCAGTCGGCCGGGATCATCCGGGTCCTCTACGAGAGCCCCGTCGACCCCGACTCCCCGCAGGTCTTCGGCTTCGGCAGCGAGCTCGCCGACACGGCGGCGTACGGCGTGGAGAGCTTCGGCTCCGTCAACGGGTCGACGTCGGTCGACCGCGAGCGCGCGGCCGCCGCGGCGGTCGGAGAGGCGGTCGAGCGCTACGCATGCCGCCTGGTGCCGTACGGGGACCTGCATGTCGCGACGGCGGCGGAGCTGGGGCAGGACGTCGTGACGCCCGCGGACCTCGTGCTGTACGACGAGGAACAGTACGAGCGCCCCGGCTTCCCCTACGCGCGCTACACCGACCGGACGCCTGTGGCGTGGTACCCCGGGCGGCGGCTCGGCGATGGTGCGGCACGGTGGCTGCCCGCGTGCGCCGTGTTCATGGCACGCGTGGAGCCCGCGGGCGCCCGCCCGCTCATGCAGCAGACGACCAACGGCCTTGCGTGCGGGAACACGCACGCCGAGGCGATCGCCGCCGGGCTGTCGGAGGTCGTCGAACGCGACGCAGCGATGCGTGCGTGGGCACAGCAGGAGGCACTCCCCGTCCTGGACCCCCGCGGGGCCGACGACCCTCGTCTGGTCCGCTGCCTGGACCTCTTCGCCGCGTCGGCCTTCACGCCGACGCTCGTCGACCTCACCGGGGACGTCGGGGTCCCGGTCGTCCTCGCGTGGACGACGGTGCCCGGCGACTTCGACGACGGGCCGGTGGTCGCCACGGCCGCCGGTGTCACCGCACAGGACGCCGCACGCTCCGCCCTGGAGGAGCTCGCGCAGTGCATCCCCTGGGTCCGCGCCATGGCGGCCCGCCGCTCGTCGAAGGAGGTCGACCTCGCGGGCGTCGTCTCCACCGAGGACCACGTCATGTGGCCGATCGACCGGGCACATCGGCACCTCCTCGGTCCTCTCCTGGGTGGCGGCACGCGTCGTCCGCTCGACCTCGGCGGTCCCCAGGGCCTCGACCCGGCAGCGACGGTGGACTGGTACGTGGCACGCCTGGCCGCCCGGGGACTCGAGGCATTCGCGACCGACCTGACGCCACCGGACGTGGCGCAGGTCGGGCTCGTCGTCACCCGCGTGGTCGTCCCGCAGGCCCTTCCCCTCTGGTTCGGCGCGGGGGCGTGGCGGACGGGGGCGCGGGCGGCGCGCGCGGACGGCGGCCCCCTCCAGCTCATGCCACACCCGTTCCCCTGA
- a CDS encoding TOMM precursor leader peptide-binding protein produces MDTGVEAADGLPARPRLRGDLQGSRTDGTLLLRGGATAVALQGRTVEELLPDLLPKLDGRRTLPELQAELPHVAPDVLVGALQVLAAHQLLDEERDGDAAAEDGLAPQRRYLASLEPGGAIAQDRLSGATVALIGRGMVADALGAALTLAGVGAVSRGEAPDGVPLDGTPPDLVVLASDVPDASTLDRVNRACVTRGLRWLPATLGPDHGTVGPFVVPRVTACHECFRLRLAANASLLDDAHGEYVASNRRPLASAPVHLALTVAAVAAGEVVLALTRAARPRTFGAFLSLRPLVAGTALHEVLRLPRCSVCGPQRYRPQTKIWDLTADEARP; encoded by the coding sequence ATGGACACCGGAGTCGAGGCGGCGGACGGCCTCCCCGCTCGGCCACGCCTCCGTGGCGACCTGCAGGGCTCGCGCACGGACGGGACGCTGCTGCTGCGCGGCGGCGCGACGGCCGTCGCTCTGCAAGGCCGGACGGTGGAGGAGCTGCTGCCCGACCTGCTGCCGAAGCTCGACGGCAGGCGCACGCTCCCCGAGCTCCAGGCCGAGCTGCCGCACGTCGCGCCCGACGTGCTCGTCGGTGCGCTGCAGGTCCTCGCGGCACACCAGCTGCTCGACGAGGAGCGCGACGGCGACGCGGCTGCGGAGGACGGGCTGGCGCCGCAAAGGCGCTACCTGGCCTCCCTCGAGCCCGGCGGCGCGATCGCACAGGACCGGCTCTCCGGTGCGACGGTCGCACTCATCGGGCGCGGCATGGTCGCCGATGCGCTGGGCGCGGCCCTGACGCTCGCGGGCGTGGGGGCGGTGAGCCGCGGCGAGGCGCCGGACGGCGTGCCGCTCGACGGGACGCCGCCGGACCTCGTGGTGCTCGCCTCCGACGTGCCGGACGCGTCGACGCTCGACCGCGTCAACCGCGCGTGCGTCACCCGCGGCCTGCGTTGGCTTCCGGCGACCCTGGGGCCCGACCACGGGACGGTAGGGCCGTTCGTGGTCCCTCGGGTCACGGCGTGCCACGAGTGCTTCCGACTGCGCCTCGCGGCGAATGCGTCGCTGCTCGATGACGCCCACGGCGAGTACGTCGCCTCGAACCGCCGGCCGCTCGCCTCGGCTCCGGTCCACCTCGCCCTGACCGTCGCGGCCGTGGCGGCGGGTGAGGTGGTGCTCGCCCTGACGCGGGCCGCACGACCCCGCACCTTCGGGGCATTCCTGTCCCTGCGTCCCCTCGTGGCCGGTACTGCCCTGCACGAGGTGCTGCGACTGCCCCGGTGCTCGGTGTGCGGGCCGCAGCGGTACCGCCCGCAGACGAAGATCTGGGACCTCACCGCCGACGAGGCACGGCCGTGA
- a CDS encoding radical SAM protein, with amino-acid sequence MDARVLGFVLSEKCNFRCRHCFNESEARKPAGMGADELLEHVRDAAATGRFAEIGLSGGEPMLFARALVRVVALAHELGLGANVTTNGYWGVSARTAHATLGPLVDAGLTALTVSVSEFHLEFTTGARLRTAVAAALGLGLEVRVNVVRTRAFDVADAAALLGPLADRVDVVAMPCIPVGRGAVAVSRDDLPAAVSPVGSCHAYFTRVAVTAEGDVYPCCSPGGFTPPLLMGNVRVETIGTVLARADDSFLLQVLDQLGPTFFLPFVHEALGRDLLAEGVVDQCHLCHRLLTDAALTAVVDDALATLEADLRALQVDLVDLREVARR; translated from the coding sequence ATGGACGCACGGGTGCTCGGCTTTGTGCTCTCCGAGAAGTGCAACTTCCGGTGTCGCCACTGCTTCAACGAGTCCGAGGCGCGCAAGCCTGCGGGCATGGGCGCCGACGAGCTCCTGGAGCACGTACGCGACGCGGCAGCGACCGGACGGTTCGCCGAGATCGGCCTGTCCGGTGGGGAACCGATGCTGTTCGCACGCGCCCTGGTCCGCGTCGTCGCGCTCGCCCACGAGCTCGGGCTGGGCGCCAACGTCACGACCAACGGGTACTGGGGCGTGAGCGCGCGCACCGCACACGCGACCCTCGGGCCGCTGGTCGATGCCGGGCTCACCGCGCTCACCGTCAGCGTCAGCGAGTTCCACCTCGAGTTCACCACGGGCGCCAGGCTGCGGACCGCCGTGGCCGCGGCGCTCGGGCTGGGCCTGGAGGTGCGGGTGAACGTGGTGCGCACGCGCGCGTTCGACGTCGCGGACGCGGCAGCGCTGCTCGGTCCTCTCGCCGACCGTGTCGACGTCGTGGCCATGCCGTGCATCCCGGTCGGTCGCGGAGCAGTGGCCGTCAGCCGGGACGACCTCCCCGCGGCGGTATCGCCCGTCGGCTCCTGCCACGCCTACTTCACACGCGTCGCCGTGACCGCCGAGGGTGACGTCTACCCCTGCTGCTCGCCGGGTGGCTTCACGCCCCCCTTGCTGATGGGCAACGTGCGGGTCGAGACCATCGGCACGGTCCTGGCGCGAGCGGACGACTCCTTCCTGTTGCAGGTGCTCGACCAGCTCGGCCCGACGTTCTTCCTCCCGTTCGTGCACGAGGCCCTCGGGCGCGACCTGCTCGCCGAGGGGGTCGTCGACCAGTGTCATCTGTGCCACCGCCTCCTCACGGACGCGGCCCTGACCGCCGTCGTCGACGACGCCCTCGCGACCCTGGAAGCGGATCTGCGTGCTCTTCAGGTGGACCTGGTGGACCTGCGCGAGGTCGCTCGGAGATGA
- a CDS encoding fasciclin domain-containing protein, with protein MKIRRLAASLAATALAGGAVVGLAPAASAAAPTSLAAVLAADGSGFDRSWYDFDIVDNAVGAVLAAKPGSPVAVLADGTVPLTAFLPNDRAFQVLAHDLTHRWYGSEEKVFEALATAVGIDAIEQVLLYHVVPGATIDSAAALASDGVALTTAQGGTFTVDVISRRIPIVVLRDADRNDLNPLLVRSKLDINAGNPQIAHGITFVLRPSDL; from the coding sequence ATGAAGATCCGTCGTCTCGCCGCGTCCCTGGCCGCCACCGCCCTGGCCGGCGGTGCGGTCGTGGGCCTCGCCCCCGCCGCGTCCGCTGCCGCTCCGACCAGCCTCGCCGCGGTGCTCGCCGCCGACGGCTCCGGTTTCGACCGCAGCTGGTACGACTTCGACATCGTCGACAACGCGGTCGGCGCGGTGCTCGCCGCGAAGCCGGGGAGCCCGGTCGCCGTGCTCGCCGACGGCACGGTGCCGCTCACGGCGTTCCTGCCGAACGACCGCGCGTTCCAGGTGCTCGCGCACGACCTCACGCACCGCTGGTACGGCTCGGAGGAGAAGGTGTTCGAGGCCCTGGCCACGGCGGTGGGCATCGACGCGATCGAGCAGGTGCTGCTCTACCACGTGGTGCCGGGCGCGACGATCGACTCCGCCGCGGCGCTCGCGTCCGACGGCGTGGCGCTGACGACCGCGCAGGGCGGCACGTTCACGGTCGACGTCATCTCGAGGCGGATCCCGATCGTCGTCCTGCGGGACGCCGACCGGAACGACCTCAACCCGCTCCTCGTGCGGAGCAAGCTCGACATCAACGCCGGCAACCCGCAGATCGCGCACGGCATCACCTTCGTGCTGCGTCCGTCCGACCTCTGA
- a CDS encoding Fic family protein: MHTGLYEAAVPPCIADAPVALSSRAAALVAEASAEIARFDGETHAATTSFAALLLRTEAASSSRIENLTSSPKAIAMAELGRKGRANADEIVANVTAMTQALAGARRLDGAAILAMHRALMVGHMPAAAGRWRDQQVWIGGTSRSPHGATFVAPVHERVPAAIDDLVAFMARDDVPLLAQAALTHAQLESVHPFPDGNGRTGRALLHAQLRHGGLTREAIVPVSAGLLVDTGRYFDALTLYRSGDVEPIVTEVAEAVFPALASSRRLIADVTTARAAWGDRIRARRGAAAWALADLVTTRPVVDTRLAAQALGVSTVNAQLAIDRLVEDGVLEQVGNGARDRVWQAPEVLAAMDRFAARSHRRDW, from the coding sequence GTGCACACGGGGCTCTACGAGGCGGCCGTCCCGCCCTGCATCGCCGACGCCCCCGTCGCGTTGTCGTCCCGGGCCGCCGCGCTCGTCGCTGAGGCCTCCGCGGAGATCGCCCGGTTCGACGGGGAGACGCACGCCGCCACGACGTCGTTCGCGGCGCTGCTGCTGCGCACGGAAGCGGCCAGCTCCTCCCGGATCGAGAACCTGACCTCCTCCCCCAAGGCCATCGCGATGGCCGAGCTCGGACGCAAGGGCCGCGCGAACGCGGACGAGATCGTCGCCAACGTCACCGCCATGACACAGGCACTCGCCGGCGCCCGCCGGCTCGACGGCGCAGCGATCCTCGCGATGCACCGCGCGCTGATGGTCGGCCACATGCCGGCGGCCGCCGGGCGGTGGCGCGATCAGCAGGTCTGGATCGGCGGCACCTCGCGCAGCCCGCACGGCGCCACGTTCGTCGCCCCCGTGCACGAGCGGGTGCCGGCCGCCATCGACGACCTCGTGGCCTTCATGGCACGCGACGACGTGCCGCTGCTCGCGCAGGCCGCCCTGACGCACGCCCAGCTCGAGTCCGTCCACCCGTTCCCGGACGGCAACGGCCGCACCGGCCGGGCGCTGCTGCATGCCCAGCTGCGCCACGGTGGCCTGACGCGGGAGGCGATCGTCCCGGTGTCCGCCGGCCTGCTCGTCGACACCGGCCGGTACTTCGACGCCCTGACCCTCTACCGGTCCGGCGACGTCGAGCCGATCGTCACCGAGGTCGCCGAGGCGGTGTTCCCCGCGCTGGCGAGCTCGCGCCGGCTCATCGCCGACGTCACCACCGCGCGTGCCGCCTGGGGCGACCGCATCCGGGCGCGCCGCGGTGCCGCGGCCTGGGCGCTCGCCGACCTGGTGACGACGCGGCCGGTGGTGGACACGCGCCTGGCGGCGCAGGCGCTCGGGGTGAGCACGGTGAACGCCCAGCTGGCGATCGACCGGCTCGTGGAGGACGGCGTCCTCGAGCAGGTCGGCAACGGAGCCCGCGATCGGGTATGGCAGGCACCCGAGGTGCTGGCCGCGATGGACCGGTTCGCCGCGAGGTCGCACCGCCGGGACTGGTGA
- a CDS encoding universal stress protein encodes MLDGPVVIALDGGAHSAHTLRWGLDEAGRRDADVLLVRAWQAPSDLAAWGWYAPLDLGLDLEAQRYLDAERERAAALHPRLRIETRAVQGPPVPALLAAAAGAQLLVLGSSARPDGSRLGSVTGHLAAHAPVPVAVVRHAPGAAPAGPVVVGVDGSAASLAAARTAAREARSRDVPLLVVHARRTVVDPYGTRDAPAPLLPDEAGPAHHAAARLAEDLREEHPGLRVEVEVVEDDPAHALAALSRRSELVVVGCRGLGAFRGMLLGSVSHDVLRNASSSVLVCRAAA; translated from the coding sequence ATGCTCGACGGACCGGTGGTCATCGCTCTCGACGGCGGGGCGCACAGCGCCCACACGCTGCGGTGGGGCCTGGACGAGGCCGGACGGCGAGACGCCGACGTGCTGCTCGTCCGCGCATGGCAGGCGCCGTCCGACCTCGCAGCGTGGGGCTGGTACGCGCCCCTCGACCTGGGTCTCGACCTGGAGGCGCAGCGCTACCTCGACGCGGAGCGGGAGCGCGCGGCCGCCCTGCACCCGCGGCTGCGCATCGAGACCCGCGCCGTCCAGGGGCCGCCCGTCCCGGCGCTGCTCGCGGCCGCGGCGGGCGCGCAGCTGCTGGTGCTGGGTTCCAGCGCCCGCCCGGACGGCTCCCGGCTGGGCAGCGTGACCGGCCACCTGGCCGCGCACGCACCCGTCCCCGTCGCCGTGGTCCGGCACGCACCGGGCGCCGCACCGGCGGGGCCGGTGGTCGTCGGCGTCGACGGCTCGGCGGCCTCGCTCGCCGCGGCACGGACCGCGGCACGGGAGGCGCGGTCCCGCGACGTCCCGCTCCTGGTGGTGCACGCCCGCCGGACCGTGGTCGACCCGTACGGCACCCGCGACGCACCCGCCCCGCTCCTGCCCGACGAGGCGGGCCCCGCGCACCACGCCGCGGCACGCCTGGCCGAGGACCTGCGGGAGGAGCACCCCGGCCTGCGCGTCGAGGTCGAGGTGGTCGAGGACGATCCCGCGCACGCCCTCGCCGCGCTGTCGCGCCGCAGCGAGCTCGTCGTCGTCGGCTGCCGCGGTCTGGGCGCCTTCCGCGGCATGCTGCTGGGCTCCGTCAGCCACGACGTGCTCCGCAACGCGTCGTCGAGCGTGCTGGTTTGCCGGGCTGCGGCCTGA
- a CDS encoding DNA-binding response regulator: MRGRSGRQPHRPKRTPAGFVRTPCTTGARPGSARERQHAGDDQADRALQAGVDGFLPKSRHARDVAEVIRLVAAGRRYVDPEVAADALADERSPLTDRELDVLRAGRRGETTAEIAASVHLSAGTVRNHVSSVLGKLGVATRQQAVLAAEERGWI; the protein is encoded by the coding sequence ATGCGGGGCAGGTCCGGCCGGCAGCCGCACCGGCCCAAGCGCACGCCGGCCGGCTTCGTGCGCACGCCGTGCACGACAGGGGCACGACCGGGCTCAGCGCGCGAACGCCAGCACGCCGGTGACGACCAGGCTGATCGCGCGCTGCAGGCGGGGGTGGACGGCTTCCTGCCCAAGTCCCGCCACGCCCGGGACGTCGCCGAGGTCATCCGGCTCGTCGCCGCCGGCCGCCGCTACGTCGACCCCGAGGTGGCGGCCGACGCGCTCGCCGACGAACGCAGCCCCCTGACCGACCGGGAGCTCGACGTGCTGCGCGCCGGGCGCCGCGGCGAGACGACCGCCGAGATCGCCGCGTCCGTGCACCTCTCGGCGGGGACGGTGCGCAACCACGTCTCGTCCGTCCTCGGCAAGCTCGGGGTGGCGACGCGGCAGCAGGCCGTGCTCGCCGCGGAGGAGCGTGGCTGGATCTAG